The Quercus robur chromosome 7, dhQueRobu3.1, whole genome shotgun sequence genome has a segment encoding these proteins:
- the LOC126691259 gene encoding disease resistance protein At4g27190-like, with amino-acid sequence MNIISLIVDIGGHLVAPIRKHFCYLSCYNSHIKNLKDQFQKLGDKRAGVQLEIDAAKQNGEVIASEVESWVEKVDNISEGLQRFLEEDVKANVMCLNGWCPNLNSRYFLSRQTKKTTLEIDELLRDGQFDKVSYPPSPPRGIATSSKEGFKVFESRIPVMKELLTTFRDDKINMIAICGMEGIGKTTMAKEVAKRAKDDNLFDEVVMVAVSRKKDLSKIEDQIAMMRRREINFENVLVILDNVLEELNLKDVGIPYEVELNSCKILLTSRSEEVCNQMKSHKIVRIEALTKEEAWSFFKEMAGNCIDTPNLHKIAKKVAKECKGIPIAIVTVGRALENKRKNEWVAALQQLRKSISKNNSGLDSTVYSSIKLSYNFLASDETKSCFLLCCLFPEDYDIPIEYLVRFGVGQRLFAKIDKVAEARNRVHAMVDNLRRSSLLLDSDEEECVKMHDVVRGVAISIANGHVCWEEWTEKHTYEHYVAISIVTQELKNHPDGLECPKLELLQLSCGKDATRQTLPINLFKGMMGLKVLAMQGMSFPSLPQSIQVLQNLQTLLLEYCEIKDVSAIGALGKLEMLSFLGSEIKELPKEIGNLSHLKLLDLSECSALQHIPPGLLSNLSRLEELYMGNVSVMNWAPTEGNKEGANASLAELRSFSDSLMALRLQIPNIKLLPKDLHFKNQMIKFQIYASNESFMHWHLSNYSTFWNTTQYIFKNSLALEGFVASDIVESRIPRLLLQKSEIILLRGIKDFKNILFKLDEEGFPCLEVLSISYGEDVEYLIDATSYQTPRVAFPILESLELMELPNLKEIYHSQIPQRSFSGTHSQLACFGKLRSITLLSCKCLKNVFSLSIARGLVQLQELEIQDCEDMEEIFHKEGEDEKALNDKIMFLQLTSIKMDYLPRLIGFCTGVGPVELVQPSLLNQEVCLDLMLLT; translated from the exons ATGAATATTATTTCACTTATCGTTGACATTGGAGGACACTTGGTGGCGCCAATCAGAAAGCATTTTTGCTATCTAAGTTGCTACAATAGCCACATCAAGAATCTCAAAGATCAATTTCAGAAGCTGGGTGACAAGAGAGCTGGGGTGCAATTAGAAATTGATGCAGCAAAACAGAACGGAGAGGTAATTGCATCTGAGGTTGAGAGCTGGGTAGAAAAGGTAGACAACATCAGTGAAGGTCTGCAGAGATTCCTTGAGGAAGATGTCAAAGCAAATGTGATGTGCTTGAATGGATGGTGTCCCAATTTGAACTCACGTTATTTCTTGAGTAGGCAAACTAAGAAGACGACTTTGGAAATTGATGAGCTATTAAGGGATGGACAATTTGATAAAGTGTCCTATCCTCCTTCTCCACCACGGGGAATAGCAACTTCTTCCAAGGAAGGTTTTAAGGTTTTTGAATCAAGAATACCAGTTATGAAAGAACTTTTGACTACTTTCAGGGATGACAAGATCAACATGATTGCCATATGTGGGATGGAGGGGATTGGAAAGACAACAATGGCCAAAGAGGTAGCAAAAAGAGCCAAAGATGATAACTTATTTGATGAAGTTGTGATGGTAGCAGTGTCCCGTAAAAAAGACTTAAGCAAGATTGAAGATCAAATTGCTATGATGCGGCGTAGGGAAATTAACTTTGAGAATGTTCTTGTAATATTAGACAATGTTTTGGAAGAACTTAATCTAAAGGATGTAGGAATTCCTTATGAAGTTGAACTCAATAGTTGCAAAATCTTGTTAACATCAAGAAGCGAAGAAGTTTGCAATCAAATGAAATCTCATAAGATTGTTAGAATTGAAGCCTTAACTAAAGAAGAAGCATGGAGCTTTTTCAAAGAGATGGCAGGTAATTGTATAGATACTCCAAATCTACATAAAATAGCAAAAAAGGTTGCGAAGGAATGTAAAGGCATACCTATTGCTATAGTTACTGTTGGAAGAGCTCTagaaaacaagagaaagaaTGAGTGGGTTGCTGCACTTCAACAGCTTAGAAAgtctatctcaaaaaataattcaGGTTTGGATTCAACTGTCTATTCCAGCATAAAGCTCAGCTACAATTTTCTAGCAAGTGATGAAACCAAGTCATGTTTTTTGCTATGCTGTTTATTTCCAGAAGATTATGATATTCCTATTGAATATTTAGTCAGATTTGGAGTGGGACAAAGGTTATTTGCAAAGATTGATAAGGTGGCAGAAGCAAGAAATAGAGTCCATGCAATGGTTGACAATCTTAGAAGATCATCTCTTTTGTTGGATAGCGATGAAGAAGAATGTGTGAAAATGCATGATGTTGTACGGGGTGTTGCCATATCAATTGCTAATGGACATGTTTGTTGGGAAGAATGGACAGAGAAACATACATATGAACATTATGTTGCGATTTCGATTGTAACTCAAGAATTGAAAAATCATCCTGATGGCTTGGAGTGTCCGAAACTTGAGCTTCTACAACTATCATGTGGAAAAGATGCTACTAGACAAACGCTCCCAATCAATCTATTTAAAGGGATGATGGGATTAAAGGTTTTGGCTATGCAAGGTATGTCTTTTCCATCACTACCACAATCCATACAGGTCCTTCAGAACCTTCAGACATTGCTTCTGGAATACTGTGAGATAAAAGATGTGTCAGCAATTGGAGCACTTGGGAAACTAGAAATGCTTAGTTTTCTTGGTTCTGAAATCAAGGAGTTGCCCAAAGAAATAGGAAATCTGAGTCATTTAAAGTTGTTAGATCTGTCAGAATGCTCTGCTCTTCAGCACATTCCACCTGGTCTACTATCAAATTTATCTAGACTAGAAGAGTTGTACATGGGAAATGTTTCTGTCATGAATTGGGCACCAACAGAAGGCAATAAAGAGGGAGCCAACGCAAGCCTTGCTGAACTAAGGTCTTTCTCCGATTCTTTGATGGCTTTACGTCTTCAAATTCCAAACATCAAGTTATTGCCAAAAGATTTGCActtcaaaaatcaaatgataaaatttCAGATATATGCAAGTAACGAGTCATTTATGCATTGGCATCTTAGCAACTATTCTACTTTCTGGAACACAACTcagtatatatttaaaaacagTTTGGCACTTGAAGGATTTGTTGCAAGTGATATTGTGGAGAGTCGGATACCTCGCCTACTGTTACAAAAATCTGAAATTATATTGTTGAGAGGAATAAAAGATTTCAAAAACATTCTCTTCAAGTTAGACGAGGAGGGTTTTCCATGCTTGGAGGTTCTAAGCATTTCATATGGTGAAGATGTAGAATACTTAATTGACGCCACATCATATCAGACTCCTCGTGTTGCCTTCCCTATCTTGGAGTCATTGGAACTCATGGAACTTCCTAATTTGAAAGAGATATATCATAGCCAAATCCCACAGAGATCCTTTAGTGGTACACACTCACAGCTTGCTTGTTTTGGCAAACTAAGATCAATTACGCTCCTCTCTTGCAAATGTTTGAAAAATGTCTTTTCATTGTCCATAGCGAGAGGTTTGGTTCAACTCCAAGAGTTAGAAATACAAGACTGTGAAGACATGGAAGAAATATTTCACAAGGAAGGAGAAGATGAGAAGGCACTTAATGATAAGATCATGTTTCTGCAATTAACATCAATAAAGATGGACTATCTACCAAGACTCATTGGCTTTTGTACAGGCGTGGGTCCTGTTGAGCTTGTCCAACCATCGTTGTTGAATCAGGAG GTTTGCTTGGATTTGATGCTTCTTACATAA
- the LOC126690889 gene encoding uncharacterized protein LOC126690889, translated as MTNIHQTARSFPDSTPISHKFFSSKTILWQPNLKELSLEGLYERLEVVFDLEGQKDNNDHQRIAVLAELKTLRVIGLSNLRYVWKNVPQGIQGFQNLTSINVYRCHKLRYLFPPTIAKLLVELQSIKIWWCDMIENIVQRDGEEEAEDIILLPKLTSFDLSSLPNLMSFCIKPYSFEWSSIEKIYMYGCPKFKTYGKLQKEGILTKDPRANDIDNNSKTWAFFPSHLIVCLKNLKMMKLSNCDSLEFIFQHEELKVEESHMALVLDQLRRLDLSDLPKLMHIWKKGPERILGFGNLRLLKVSGCDNLTCLFSPSVAKLLVMLEKIEVIYCKKIEEILTRAGEEEKEKDVLFDKVNSIVLCNLPNLKCFCSETNALDWPSLKEIRVIKCPSLSTFIPSNLNTPKLEGVYNNHPWIEERTCHWKGDLNATIEHIFKGKEKPVDH; from the exons ATGACAAACATTCATCAAACTGCTAGATCCTTTCCTGACTCAACACCCATCTCTCATAAATTCTTTTCATCCAAGACCATTTTGTGGCAACCTAATTTAAAAGAACTTTCATTGGAGGGTTTATATGAAAGACTAGAAGTGGTATTTGATCTTGAAGGACAGAAGGACAACAATGACCATCAGAGAATCGCAGTACTTGCTGAATTGAAAACTTTAAGAGTAATTGGTTTATCTAATTTGAGGTATGTGTGGAAGAATGTTCCACAAGGAATTCAGGGCTTTCAAAACCTAACATCAATTAATGTATATAGATGTCATAAACTAAGATATTTATTCCCACCTACTATTGCAAAACTACTTGTGGAACTTCAAAGCATTAAAATATGGTGGTGTGACATGATCGAAAACATTGTTCaaagagatggagaagaagaggCAGAGGATATCATCTTGTTGCCTAAACTTACTTCCTTCGATTTAAGTTCTCTGCCAAATCTCATGAGTTTCTGTATCAAACCTTATTCTTTTGAATGGTCATCCATCGAGAAGATCTATATGTATGGGTGTCCGAAATTCAAAACATATGGGAAGCTGCAGAAAGAG GGTATTTTGACTAAGGATCCAAGAGCTAATGATATCGACAACAACTCCAAGACATGGGCTTTTTTTCCATCCCATTTGATTGTGTGCTTAAAGAATctaaaaatgatgaaattgaGCAACTGtgattcactagaatttatatTTCAACATGAGGAACTAAAAGTTGAGGAAAGTCACATGGCACTGGTACTTGATCAGTTAAGGAGATTGGATCTAAGTGATTTGCCAAAACTGATGCACATATGGAAGAAGGGCCCAGAAAGGATCTTGGGCTTTGGGAACTTGAGATTGTTAAAAGTAAGTGGATGTGACAATCTGACATGTTTGTTCTCACCATCCGTAGCAAAACTGCTTGTGATGTTAGAGAAAATTGAAGTTATTTACTGtaagaaaattgaagaaatcctTACAAGAgcaggagaagaagaaaaagaaaaggacgTTTTGTTTGACAAAGTGAACTCAATCGTGCTTTGTAATTTACCAAATCTGAAGTGTTTTTGCTCTGAAACTAATGCTTTAGACTGGCCATCGCTAAAGGAAATAAGGGTAATTAAATGTCCTAGTTTAAGCACGTTTATTCCATCTAATCTAAACACACCTAAGCTAGAGGGAGTATACAATAATCATCCATGGATAGAAGAACGAACATGTCATTGGAAGGGAGACCTGAATGCCACCATAGAGCATATATTCAAAGGAAAG gAAAAGCCGGTGGATCATTAG